A single region of the Pygocentrus nattereri isolate fPygNat1 chromosome 27, fPygNat1.pri, whole genome shotgun sequence genome encodes:
- the LOC119262578 gene encoding perforin-1-like yields MRHKMGWMSRYLLSCWIWCSLFSLVNAEEQPELGGPDDCNNAGYVPGYNLGGEGFDVVKMERKGSYVIDMDKWDIGNGSCKMYENPYLNNKKQKTPAAVVFWRALPKCSMKVSSKMYDSSEALVNDSTSSISNNWKIGLDVMCKGSVSVGGTHSREAQFGMKKSKEDNFSFIKHGVECSFYSYKIASSPPLHHEFLQALQSLPREYDSDSYQRIIDMFGTHYTTGVDLGGKMKAVTAIRSCKAAMNGLTDTAVKDCLDVEASGTHNGVTLSTEFKHCEALKKKMSTDEKFSSMFNERQTEIVGGNINGEDLLFSRNSHPNSLNQWLDSLKTIPDVVTYTLHPLHSVLNKNHPAREGLKKAVENYIRDNALKKVCCGSCKIGHQNSARDRCACVCERSQNILSNCCPVKKGLATLKVFNLHANGLYGDLSSETDGSVEVSYGDTVRRTAVITDNNNPRWTESIEFGPVKLSISKKLSFKVYDEDTYWNSDLLGECSFDLRSGKVTDMCVFQHGSFFFNYTVECAPSLQGPKCADYSASPMDSHLAKIFQSRNGILAKDMWKLQEAQNYSNNPYFKGYK; encoded by the exons ATGAGACACAA AATGGGGTGGATGAGTCGTTATCTTCTCAGCTGTTGGATTTGgtgttctcttttctccttgGTCAATGCTGAAGAACAACCAGAACTGGGTGGTCCAGACGACTGCAACAATGCTGGCTACGTTCCCGGCTACAACCTCGGTGGAGAAGGCTTTGACGTTGTGAAGATGGAGCGAAAAGGGTCTTATGTCATCGACATGGACAAGTGGGACATTGGGAATGGCAGTTGCAAAATGTATGAGAACCCATACCTGAACAACAAAAAGCAGAAGACACCAGCTGCTGTGGTGTTCTGGAGAGCACTCCCAAAGTGTTCAATGAAGGTTTCCAGCAAGATGTATGATTCGAGTGAAGCTCTTGTGAACGATTCTACTTCTTCAATCTCAAACAACTGGAAAATTGGGCTCGATGTGATGTGTAAGGGTTCAGTTTCGGTAGGAGGAACTCATTCCCGTGAAGCACAATTTGGTATGAAGAAGTCAAAAGAGGACAATTTCAGCTTTATCAAGCATGGTGTTGAATGCAGCTTTTACAG CTACAAAATAGCATCTTCACCCCCACTGCATCATGAGTTTCTTCAGGCTCTGCAGTCTCTTCCCCGAGAATATGATTCAGACTCCTATCAACGCATAATTGACATGTTTGGCACACATTATACCACAGGAGTGGACTTAGGTGGGAAGATGAAAGCAGTAACAGCCATCAGAAGCTGTAAAGCAGCAATGAATGGACTTACAGATACAGCGGTCAAAGACTGTTTGGATGTGGAAGCATCAGGCACGCATAATGGTGTTACTTTGAGTACAGAGTTCAAACACTGTGAAGCCctaaagaagaaaatgagtACAGATGAAAAATTCAGCTCAATGTTTAATGAGCGACAGACAGAGATTGTAGGAGGGAACATCAATGGTGAGGATCTCCTTTTCTCCAGGAACTCGCACCCAAATTCTCTAAACCAGTGGCTGGATTCCCTGAAGACCATCCCAGATGTGGTGACATACACTCTTCACCCCCTACATTCAGTGCTGAACAAGAACCACCCTGCCAGAGAGGGACTAAAGAAGGCAGTAGAAAATTATATCCGTGACAACGCCTTAAAAAAGGTTTGCTGTGGGTCCTGTAAGATAGGGCACCAGAATAGTGCAAGAGATCGCTGTGCCTGTGTTTGTGAAAGAAGTCAAAATATACTGTCCAACTGCTGTCCTGTTAAAAAAGGTCTAGCCACACTGAAGGTTTTCAACCTCCACGCCAATGGTTTATATGGAGACCTCTCGAGTGAAACAGATGGCTCTGTAGAGGTCAGTTACGGCGACACAGTCAGGCGCACTGCTGTAATTACAGATAATAACAATCCCCGTTGGACAGAATCAATTGAGTTTGGTCCCGTCAAGCTGTCCATCAGCAAAAAACTCTCTTTCAAAGTATATGATGAAGACACATACTGGAACAGTGACCTTCTTGGAGAGTGCTCCTTTGACCtgagaagtggaaaagtgacTGACATGTGTGTCTTCCAGCATGGCAGCTTCTTTTTCAACTATACTGTAGAATGTGCTCCTAGTCTGCAGGGTCCAAAGTGTGCAGATTACAGTGCTTCTCCGATGGACTCCCATCTGGCCAAAATATTCCAGTCCAGAAACGGCATTCTGGCTAAAGATATGTGGAAGCTCCAGGAGGCCCAGAATTACTCCAATAACCCCTATTTCAAGGGTTATAAATAG
- the LOC119262581 gene encoding perforin-1-like, which yields MRHKMGWMSRYLLSCWIWCSLFSLVNAEEQPELGGPEDCNNAGFIPGYNLGGEGFDVVKMERKGSYVIDMDKWDIGNGSCKMYENPYLNNKKQKTPAAVVFWSALPKCSMKVSSKMYDSSEALVNDSTSSISNNWKMGLDVMCTCSVSVGGTHSREAQFGMKKSKEDNFSFTKHGVECSFYSYKIASSPPLHHEFLQALQSLPREYDSDSYQRIIDMFSTHYTTGVDLGGKMKAVTAIRTCKAAMNGLTDTAVKDCLDVEASGTHNGVTLSTEFKHCQALKKKMSTDENFSSMFNERQTEIAGGNINGEDLLFSRNSHPNSLNKWLDSLKTIPDVVTYTLQPLHSVLNKNHPARNGLKKAVENYIRDNALKKVCCGSCKIGHQHSARDRCACVCERSQNILSNCCPVEKGLATLKVFKLYANDLYGDRWTETDGSVEVSYGDTVRRTAVITDNNNPRWTESFEFGPVKLSISKRLSFKVYDEDTYWNSDLLGECSFELRSVKVTDMCVFQYGTFFYSYTVECAPSLQGPKCADYSASPMDSHLAKIFQSRNGILAKDMWKLQEAQNYSNNPYFKGYK from the exons ATGAGACACAA AATGGGGTGGATGAGTCGTTATCTTCTCAGCTGTTGGATTTGgtgttctcttttctccttgGTCAATGCTGAAGAACAACCAGAACTGGGTGGTCCAGAAGACTGCAACAATGCTGGCTTCATTCCCGGCTACAACCTCGGTGGAGAAGGCTTTGACGTTGTGAAGATGGAGCGAAAAGGGTCTTATGTCATCGACATGGACAAGTGGGACATTGGGAATGGCAGTTGCAAAATGTATGAGAACCCATACCTGAACAACAAAAAGCAGAAGACACCAGCTGCTGTGGTGTTCTGGAGCGCACTCCCAAAGTGTTCAATGAAGGTCTCCAGCAAGATGTATGATTCGAGTGAAGCTCTTGTGAACGATTCTACTTCTTCAATCTCAAACAACTGGAAAATGGGGCTCGATGTGATGTGTACGTGTTCAGTTTCAGTAGGAGGAACTCATTCCCGTGAAGCACAATTCGGTATGAAGAAGTCAAAGGAGGACAATTTCAGCTTTACCAAGCATGGTGTTGAATGCAGCTTTTACAG CTACAAAATAGCATCTTCACCCCCACTGCATCATGAGTTTCTTCAGGCTCTGCAGTCTCTTCCCCGAGAATATGATTCAGACTCCTATCAACGCATAATTGACATGTTTAGCACACATTATACCACAGGAGTGGACTTAGGTGGGAAGATGAAAGCAGTAACAGCCATCAGAACCTGTAAAGCAGCAATGAATGGACTTACAGATACAGCGGTCAAAGACTGTTTGGATGTGGAAGCATCAGGCACACATAATGGTGTTACTTTGAGTACAGAGTTCAAACACTGTCAAGCCctaaagaagaaaatgagtACAGATGAAAATTTCAGCTCAATGTTTAATGAGCGACAGACAGAGATTGCAGGAGGGAACATCAATGGTGAGGATCTCCTTTTCTCCAGGAACTCACACCCAAATTCTCTAAACAAGTGGCTGGATTCCCTGAAGACCATCCCAGATGTTGTGACATACACTCTTCAACCCCTACATTCAGTGTTGAACAAGAACCACCCTGCCAGGAACGGACTAAAGAAGGCAGTAGAAAATTATATCCGTGACAACGCCTTAAAAAAGGTTTGCTGTGGGTCCTGTAAGATAGGGCACCAGCATAGTGCAAGAGATCGCTGTGCCTGTGTTTGTGAAAGAAGTCAAAATATACTGTCCAACTGCTGTCCTGTTGAAAAAGGTCTAGCCACACTGAAGGTTTTCAAACTCTACGCCAATGATTTATATGGAGACCGCTGGACTGAAACAGATGGCTCTGTAGAGGTCAGTTACGGCGACACGGTCAGGCGCACTGCTGTAATTACAGATAATAACAATCCCCGTTGGACAGAATCATTTGAGTTTGGTCCCGTCAAGCTGTCCATCAGCAAAAGACTCTCTTTCAAAGTATATGATGAAGACACGTACTGGAACAGTGACCTTCTTGGAGAGTGCTCCTTTGAACTGAGAAGTGTAAAAGTGACTGACATGTGTGTCTTCCAGTATGGCACCTTCTTTTACTCCTATACTGTAGAATGTGCTCCTAGTCTGCAGGGTCCAAAGTGTGCAGATTACAGTGCTTCTCCGATGGACTCCCATCTGGCCAAAATATTCCAGTCCAGAAACGGCATTCTGGCTAAAGATATGTGGAAGCTCCAGGAGGCCCAGAATTACTCCAATAACCCCTATTTCAAGGGTTATAAATAG